A region of the Deltaproteobacteria bacterium genome:
AGCTTTTGCAGCCTCCATATCAGGAACAGCTACCCTTACAATCCCGGCACCTGCCTCTTTAAGCTGGTTTATCTGTTTTACTGTCGAATGAATATCCCTTGTATCCGTGCTTGTCATAGATTGCACAACAACAGGGTTATTCCCTCCGATTTTTACATTCCCTATGCTTATAACCTTTGTCTTATGTTTTGTTCTCATTGGATCGACATAACGTATTATTTAAAATTGGTTCACTTGTATTCAACACACGCATACACATTATGGTTATGTATGGATTCCAGATTTTCTGCTTCTACTGAGAACCATGTTATTTGTTTATTGGATTTCAGCTTATTGGCTACGTCCCTGACAATATCCTCTACAAACATCGGATGTTCATAAGCGTATTCGGTTATATACTTTTCGTCAGCTCTTTTCAATAAAGAAAAAAGCTCGGCACTTGCCGAACCTTCTACAATCTTTACAACTTCTTCTATCCAGACTAGTCCGTTAAACCGTAAATGCACGGTAACAAAGCTTCTCTGGTTATGCGCATTGTGTTTGCTTATTTCCTTTGAACACGGGCACAGTGTAAGTACAGGTACTGTTACCTCAAGTATGAAATCCAGGCCGTTTCCATTTTTTACACCTGTAAATCTGCAATTATATTCCATCAGGCTTTTTGCTCCGCTCATCGGCGCCTTTTTTTCTATAAAATAGGGGAATTCAATCTCAAGATGTGCTGAATGCGCATTGAATTTTCTTTGCATGTTATCAAGGATATCCGGATAGTCTTTTATGTTTATATTACCCCTATACTGATTCAGGATCTCAATAAACCTGCTCATGTGAGTTCCTTTAAACTGTTTCGGGAGATCCACGTACATATTTATACTCGCAATTGTATGTTGAACCTCATGCAACTTATCCAGTACAGTAATAGGGTATCTTATATTTTTGACTCCAACTTTATCTATGTTTATACCTCTATGATCTATTGTGTTTTGTACGTCTTTCATTTTTTGTATATTGCCCAATTATCATCCGATTCCCAGACTTTGCTATATTTGATCCTTACATTATCCGGTAACCTTGTTTTTAGAGATTCATATATGTATTTCGCAATGTTCTCTGAAGATGGTTCAATCTCCTTGAATGCCTCCAATTCATTAAGATAGGCATGATCCATTATAGAGGCAATATCTTTAAGATATTGCTTTAATAAAACAAAATCTATTAGTATTCCATTTGTAAGATTTTCGCCGTAAACAACGATTTCAACTTTATAATTGTGTCCATGCAGCCTCTCACACTTACCCTTATATTCCCTCAGGTTGTGTGCTGATGAAATTTTTATAGAAGTGCCCATCTCATACATACTTCCTCCAAGTCTATGTTTTTTTAAATAATAATATCTTACGATATGAGCCATCAGGTAATGATGTGATTAGTTCGTCTGCCTGTTTCAAACCCGATATAGGCTCAGTATTTTCTACTTCTCTACCGCGCATGGCTATAATCCTGCCGCCAATTTTCAAATAAGGCATTGACAGATTTATAAATTCTGACAACGAAAAAGATGCTCTTGAAATGACGACATCAAATATACCTTTCATTATACTTTTAAAATCTTCTGCCTCTGCCCTTTGATGCAGTGATGATGCGTTTTTAATGTTAAGAATGTTAATAACATGATTTACAAAATTAACCTTTTTTAATCTTGCGTCAAGCGTGAGTAATTTTATGCTTGATTTTACAATCTTTAAGGGTAATCCAGGAAAGCCTGCACCTGTCCCTATATCAAGAACAAAATCATTATTCTTTATAAATCCAAGCGGGGTTAGCGAATCAATAAAATGTTTTATCACGATTTCCTTTTCATCATAAATGGATGTTAGATTTATCACTTTATTCCATCTAATTAGTTCATCCGAGAATATCAAAAGGCATCTGTCAATATCAATGATACCGTTTTCTACAAGATAAGTCTTAAGTAAACTCATGTTCTCAGGTTTCATAAAGAATAAAGTAGATGTACCTTATTTTTAATTCGATATTTTATTTTTCTCTTATAAAATCAGCTTCAAAATCTCTGTAGATGATCATCTTTGAAGACATAACCTGGATATAACCCTTTCTCTGCCATGCCGATAGGATGCGTGAGACTGTTTCCCTTGTGGTTCCTATTGCGTTTGCAATATCCTGCCTTTTGATATTCTCGGACAAAACCATACTATGACCTTCTCTTTTACCATAAGATTTAATGAGTTTTACAATGTGTTTTTCAAGCCGTTCATATACATCCCTCAATGCAAGATTTTCTATTAACCCGTCAGCCTCTCTTAGTCTACGGCTCATTTCCTCAAGCAGCTTTATCCCTATTTCGGGGTTCTCTTTTACAACTTCTATAAAATTATCCCTTTTTAATACAAGAAAATCCGTATCTTCTGTGGTTATTGCACTTGCGGAACGCGGCATGCCGTCAAGAAGCGACATCTCTCCAAAGAATTGTCCATCTTTAAATACCGCCAACGTGATTTCTCTGCCGCTTAACCCAATCAGGTAGATCCTTACCTCTCCTTTTGAGATAAAATACAATGCGTCTCCCGGATCGTTTTGATAAAACAATGTAGCATTTTTATTGACGTGCCTTTGAGTGAGATGCTGTGATAACTTAGATAACTCATTTTCAGTAAATTCTGAGAATATATCTATACATTTTATTGTTTCATTAGACATATTCTTACTTACACCATATAATAATACTGCTGTCAAATATATACCCGGCAAGCGGAGTATGGGCAGGTTATGCAGGTTTACGGTATTAACAATCCCGGCACTGTCATTGCCATCGATGTTTTGAGAGTTGTTAATTACTCCTGTCAAGCCACCATTAGTAATGCTGTTATTTATCTAATAATAAATCAAAACTCCTACGGCGGGTTGGGTTCGGATCAGTATTATACTTTATAAGTGGTATGCTGGATATAATAATGGGCAATCACAATAATTTGGACCAAATAAGAGCCAGATCTTTGGTGAGCACATCTATCGGGATCCGCTGCTAAAGTAGCTGCGGATTATATGTTTAAGACAGGACAGTATTGAATATTCATTTTTTATGTGTTAGTTCTAATATATGATGGAGTATAAGGAACTCATAAAAAAATTAAACAAAGATAATATGCCAAGGCACATTGCAATAATAATGGATGGAAATGGCAGATGGGCCAAGAAACGCAACCTGCCTCGTATCAAAGGGCATGAACAGGGGCCAAAGGTTGTAAAACGCATTGTGGATGTTGCAGGTAATATTGGGATAGAAGTTATCACCCTTTACGCTTTTTCAAAAGAAAACTGGAATAGGCCAAAAGAAGAAGTTCAGGGACTCATGCGGCTTCTGGAACGATATATTATAAAAGAAGGTGATAATATAATAAAAATGGGCATAAAGTTTGAGGTAATAGGGGATATAGATAGCCTTCCACAAAATCTCAAAGATCTTATCAATAGCATACGAAAGCGGAGCGAGCATAACAATAAACTTGTTCTTATATTTGCATTAAGTTACAGCGGTAGATATGAGATTCTTGAAGCAGCCAAAGCAATTGCGAGAGATGTCCATAACGGGATTTTGAATATAAATGATGTTGATGAAGCCGTGTTTAGTAATTATTTGTTGACAAAAGGCTATCCAGATCCCGATCTTCTTATAAGAACAAGTTCAGAAAAAAGGATAAGTAATTTTATGCTATGGCAGATTGCATACACGGAACTTTATATCACAAAAACGTTATGGCCTGATTTCACAAAAGAAGAATTTTTAAAAGCTATAATCAATTTCCAAAAAAGAGAAAGACGGTTTGGTAGGACAAGTGAACAGCTTTCCTATTTAAATAACAATTGACAGGTCCCGCATAGATGACAGGAATATCTATCTTTGGTTCAACCGGCAGTATTGGCAGGAATGCTCTTTTGATAGCCGGAAAGTATCCGGCTCTGTTCAATGTCGTAGCTTTATCAGCAGGGTATAACATGAGTCTATTAAAAAGACAGATAAAGGACTATTCCCCCGAATACGTTTGTGTAATAGAGGAAAGAGATGCACTTGCACTGAAAAAAGAGTTTAAACGGGTAGAGGTTTTGTGGGGACAAAAGGGGCTTCGGGAACTCTCCAATATAAAAAATACAGACATGATCATCATGGCAATTGCCGGACTTGATGCGTTAATGCCGACATATCTTGCATTGAAATCGGGCTTATCTGTTGCTCTTGCAAGTAAAGAGGTTATGGTCGCAGCGGGCAGATTAGTAAGCCGTGTAAAAGATAGCGGTAAGCTTTTAATACCGGTTGATAGTGAACACAGTGCTATTTATCAACTGATCCGGAATGAAAAATTAAATACGTTAAAGAGAATCATTCTGACTGCTTCCGGAGGTCCATTACTCAATACGGATCAAAAAAAATTAAAGTATATAACGGTTGAAAAGGCACTGAAACATCCTAACTGGAAGATGGGTAGAAAGATCACGATAGATTCTGCTACAATGATGAATAAAGGTCTTGAAATGATTGAGGCGAGATGGCTCTTTAAGCTTAAACCTGAGCAGATCGATGTTGTAATACATCCCCAGAGCATTATTCATTCCATGGTTGAATTCGCAGATGGAGCGGTACTTGCTCATCTCGGAGTACACGATATGCGATTACCAATAGCTTATGCTATGAACGAAAAAAAACGTATGCCTGTCGGTGTGAGTAGACTGGATTTTGCAAAGCTTGGCGCTCTTAATTTTATGCAGCCAGATCTAAAAAAATTCGGCTGCCTTAGAATAGCAACGGATGTACTCAGGGCTGATGACAGTTCAGCGATTGTTATGAATGCTGCTGATGAAGTTGCTGTTGATGCTTTTCTTAAAAGGAAAATAACTTTTACGGATATACCAAAAATTATAGAGCATGCAATAGCAAGGTACAATTATAATGGTGTGCGTTCTATTAATGACGTTATAGAAGCTGATAGAGAAGTCAAAAAATATCTATATGAAAGGATAAAATAAGATATATGGTGATAAGTATAGTAGCAGCGGTAGTCGTAATAGCCGTGCTTGTGTTGATTCATGAATTGGGACATTTTACATTTGCAAAGTTATTTAATATAAAGGTGCTTGCTTTTTCGCTTGGATTTGGACCTGTATTATTAAAAAAGAAACTGGGTGAAACTGAGTACAGGCTTTCCTTACTGCCGCTTGGCGGTTATGTAAAAATGCTTGGTGAAGATGTAGAAGAACCGGTAGAAAAGATTTCCGAATCAGACAATGCACGTAGTTTTGTAAACCAGTCTAACTGGAAGAAATTCTTGGTTCTGTTTGCAGGTCCTTTTTCAAATTGGTTATTTGCGCTTTTAATTTTGTGGATGGTTTTTATTCACGGAATGCCATATATTCCAACAATAGTAGGCGATGTTAAAAAAAATAGTCCGGCGTATACGGCGGGCATACAAAAAGGTGACGAGATAACAGCAATAGATCGTGTTAAAACCCGGGATTGGGAGCAGATGACAAAGATCATAAGAGGCGATAAGGCTGACAGAGAGGTCACAATAGATTTGACCCGTAACGGTAAAACAGTTGCCGTGAAGCTTAAACCGGAACTTGAGAGCGAGAAGAATATGTTTGGTGAAAACATGAAAGTCCCTGTTATTGGTATAATGTCATCCGGTGAAGTTAGAATAAAGGCATTAAATGCGGGCAGTGCCTTTATCTCGGCAGCGAATGAAACATGGAACATAACAGCTCTTGTTGTTGTTTCACTTGAAAAACTTGTAGAGGGTAAAGTACCTGCAAAAGATCTCGGTGGACCGATACTTATAGCACAGCAGGCAGGCCGGCAGGCTAAGAAAGGTGTGGATGCGCTGCTGTTTTATGCAGCTCTCATAAGCATAAATTTTGCTTTACTAAATATCCTTCCTATCCCCGTGCTTGACGGCGGCAATATAATGTTTACTGCGATAGAAGCAGTGATAAGAAGGCCCTTGAGTAAAAAGGTAAAATTGGTAGCTCTGCAGTTTGGGTTAGTATTCATTGTACTGCTCATGGTATTTGCATTTTACAATGATATTAACAGGATCATAGTGTCCCATCATCATTGAAATATGATAAGACTTATTATTGATACCGCACTCGGTTATACTGGTTTTGGTGTGGCAATGGATCATGAATTGCTTGGTTCAATAATTATAAAACAGCCGTCTACATTTACAAAGTTATCAATAGATATTATAAGCTCTCTTTTGCGGTCGGTTCAACTGGATAAGTCATCAATTCAGGAGATTACTGTAAGCGCAGGACCTGGAACTTTTACAGGTTTAAGAACAGGCATAAGCCTGGCAAAAGGCGTTTGTATGGCACTTGGCATTCCTATTATTCCGGTCATGACACTTGATGCAATGGCAAATACGTTGAAAGAAGTGCACATGCATATAGTATGTGCTATCGATGGTAAGAACGAAAGCATATACGTTGCAGAGTATGTTAGAGAGGATAGCACGATTAAAAGGATAACAGAAGCGGCGGCTGTACGGGTAGGTGCTAATGCATTTCAAAAGGGTTATCCTGTGGAGTTAGTCAGCGCAAATGTAGAAAGGTACAGACAAATATTTCAATTGTCTTACCCTGCAGGCATACAATGGCATGAGCTTGATGTGAATAGAATGATACAGGCTATTAACTTTATCGCCCATAATAGACTTTACAATGTAAATCCCGTGGAAGCTGCAAGTTATACACCCATTTATTTGCGGCAGCCTGATGTAAAGTAATATCCGTAAAAGTATGAATGGGCTTTAAACAAGCTTATAATCCCCCTTTTGCTTTACAGACATAAAAAACGACGGTATGAGTTTTTTATGTTTTTTAAAAGTGTTATTAAGGTTAAAACAATCTGATTGACATTTAAGTCAAAATTTATTTTAATAATCTTAATTTAATAATTCTGAAAGGTAGAACAATGAAGAGTAAAAAAAGAGAAAAGATAGATAAGATGAAAGAAAAAATCACAATGGCTGCTGTAAAAGTTTATGCTGAAAAAGGTATGCAAGGGATTAAAATTACTGACATAGCAAAAGAAGCAAATATCTCATACGGACTGGTCTATCACTACTTCAAAAATAAAGAGGATATAATGAATGAGATATTTTCAAGAAGCATTAATATTTTTCTTGAAGCAATTGAAAAGGTATCTTATAAGGATGAGCCGCTTGAGGCTAAGTTAAGAGGTTTTACTAATTTCTTGTTTAATGCATGCAGGGAAATGCCGGAGTTTATGCATGTTATTATGTATGAAGTTATATGGACGCCGAGGTTCCTTGAGACAAGGAA
Encoded here:
- the folE2 gene encoding GTP cyclohydrolase FolE2, giving the protein MKDVQNTIDHRGINIDKVGVKNIRYPITVLDKLHEVQHTIASINMYVDLPKQFKGTHMSRFIEILNQYRGNINIKDYPDILDNMQRKFNAHSAHLEIEFPYFIEKKAPMSGAKSLMEYNCRFTGVKNGNGLDFILEVTVPVLTLCPCSKEISKHNAHNQRSFVTVHLRFNGLVWIEEVVKIVEGSASAELFSLLKRADEKYITEYAYEHPMFVEDIVRDVANKLKSNKQITWFSVEAENLESIHNHNVYACVEYK
- the queD gene encoding 6-carboxytetrahydropterin synthase QueD, encoding MYEMGTSIKISSAHNLREYKGKCERLHGHNYKVEIVVYGENLTNGILIDFVLLKQYLKDIASIMDHAYLNELEAFKEIEPSSENIAKYIYESLKTRLPDNVRIKYSKVWESDDNWAIYKK
- the rsmG gene encoding 16S rRNA (guanine(527)-N(7))-methyltransferase RsmG; translation: MKPENMSLLKTYLVENGIIDIDRCLLIFSDELIRWNKVINLTSIYDEKEIVIKHFIDSLTPLGFIKNNDFVLDIGTGAGFPGLPLKIVKSSIKLLTLDARLKKVNFVNHVINILNIKNASSLHQRAEAEDFKSIMKGIFDVVISRASFSLSEFINLSMPYLKIGGRIIAMRGREVENTEPISGLKQADELITSLPDGSYRKILLFKKT
- a CDS encoding Crp/Fnr family transcriptional regulator, which produces MTGVINNSQNIDGNDSAGIVNTVNLHNLPILRLPGIYLTAVLLYGVSKNMSNETIKCIDIFSEFTENELSKLSQHLTQRHVNKNATLFYQNDPGDALYFISKGEVRIYLIGLSGREITLAVFKDGQFFGEMSLLDGMPRSASAITTEDTDFLVLKRDNFIEVVKENPEIGIKLLEEMSRRLREADGLIENLALRDVYERLEKHIVKLIKSYGKREGHSMVLSENIKRQDIANAIGTTRETVSRILSAWQRKGYIQVMSSKMIIYRDFEADFIREK
- a CDS encoding isoprenyl transferase → MEYKELIKKLNKDNMPRHIAIIMDGNGRWAKKRNLPRIKGHEQGPKVVKRIVDVAGNIGIEVITLYAFSKENWNRPKEEVQGLMRLLERYIIKEGDNIIKMGIKFEVIGDIDSLPQNLKDLINSIRKRSEHNNKLVLIFALSYSGRYEILEAAKAIARDVHNGILNINDVDEAVFSNYLLTKGYPDPDLLIRTSSEKRISNFMLWQIAYTELYITKTLWPDFTKEEFLKAIINFQKRERRFGRTSEQLSYLNNN
- the dxr gene encoding 1-deoxy-D-xylulose-5-phosphate reductoisomerase, producing the protein MTGISIFGSTGSIGRNALLIAGKYPALFNVVALSAGYNMSLLKRQIKDYSPEYVCVIEERDALALKKEFKRVEVLWGQKGLRELSNIKNTDMIIMAIAGLDALMPTYLALKSGLSVALASKEVMVAAGRLVSRVKDSGKLLIPVDSEHSAIYQLIRNEKLNTLKRIILTASGGPLLNTDQKKLKYITVEKALKHPNWKMGRKITIDSATMMNKGLEMIEARWLFKLKPEQIDVVIHPQSIIHSMVEFADGAVLAHLGVHDMRLPIAYAMNEKKRMPVGVSRLDFAKLGALNFMQPDLKKFGCLRIATDVLRADDSSAIVMNAADEVAVDAFLKRKITFTDIPKIIEHAIARYNYNGVRSINDVIEADREVKKYLYERIK
- the rseP gene encoding RIP metalloprotease RseP; this translates as MVISIVAAVVVIAVLVLIHELGHFTFAKLFNIKVLAFSLGFGPVLLKKKLGETEYRLSLLPLGGYVKMLGEDVEEPVEKISESDNARSFVNQSNWKKFLVLFAGPFSNWLFALLILWMVFIHGMPYIPTIVGDVKKNSPAYTAGIQKGDEITAIDRVKTRDWEQMTKIIRGDKADREVTIDLTRNGKTVAVKLKPELESEKNMFGENMKVPVIGIMSSGEVRIKALNAGSAFISAANETWNITALVVVSLEKLVEGKVPAKDLGGPILIAQQAGRQAKKGVDALLFYAALISINFALLNILPIPVLDGGNIMFTAIEAVIRRPLSKKVKLVALQFGLVFIVLLMVFAFYNDINRIIVSHHH
- the tsaB gene encoding tRNA (adenosine(37)-N6)-threonylcarbamoyltransferase complex dimerization subunit type 1 TsaB, yielding MIRLIIDTALGYTGFGVAMDHELLGSIIIKQPSTFTKLSIDIISSLLRSVQLDKSSIQEITVSAGPGTFTGLRTGISLAKGVCMALGIPIIPVMTLDAMANTLKEVHMHIVCAIDGKNESIYVAEYVREDSTIKRITEAAAVRVGANAFQKGYPVELVSANVERYRQIFQLSYPAGIQWHELDVNRMIQAINFIAHNRLYNVNPVEAASYTPIYLRQPDVK
- a CDS encoding TetR/AcrR family transcriptional regulator, producing MKSKKREKIDKMKEKITMAAVKVYAEKGMQGIKITDIAKEANISYGLVYHYFKNKEDIMNEIFSRSINIFLEAIEKVSYKDEPLEAKLRGFTNFLFNACREMPEFMHVIMYEVIWTPRFLETRNFISFTMAFTIFEKMLSSCKRNGEISRDTDVTVATYMFFGGLEMLLTGIILKAIPINKQEIFDRISDRFITQYIRGIMVKEGIKNGI